In Planctomycetia bacterium, the following are encoded in one genomic region:
- the pyrF gene encoding orotidine-5'-phosphate decarboxylase has product MPAFADRLSDACRKLASPVVVGLDPRFEQLPAPLTAGIDPKNRRAVAGAYAKFGCEIIDVVAKLVPAVKPQMAFYEQLGLEGMQALMQIVDHARQAGLLVILDGKRNDIGTTAEAYADGLLGADSPWGGDALTVSPYLGNDSLEPFVKTAVARDAGLFVLVKTSNPGSGQFQDREIDQSRHQGGLDLPKTLYALVAAEVERMSAETKTASGYGAVGAVVGATYPQQLTELRSAMPHTIFLVPGYGSQGGTARDCAPAFDAAGLGAVVNNSRGIIFAHSRKPYAEKFGAANWQRAVEAATTAMNDELRAETTVGKLKP; this is encoded by the coding sequence ATGCCGGCTTTTGCCGATCGGTTGTCGGATGCATGTCGCAAGTTAGCCAGTCCCGTGGTCGTCGGGCTCGATCCTCGTTTCGAGCAACTCCCCGCTCCGCTCACCGCGGGAATCGACCCGAAGAACCGCCGAGCGGTCGCCGGCGCCTACGCGAAGTTCGGCTGCGAGATCATCGACGTCGTGGCGAAACTCGTCCCGGCCGTGAAACCGCAAATGGCGTTTTACGAGCAACTCGGCCTAGAAGGGATGCAAGCGCTGATGCAGATCGTCGACCACGCTCGCCAAGCGGGCTTGCTCGTCATTCTCGACGGCAAGCGCAACGACATCGGCACCACGGCCGAAGCGTATGCCGATGGCCTGCTCGGTGCCGATAGCCCCTGGGGAGGCGACGCGCTGACGGTGAGCCCGTACCTCGGCAACGATAGCCTCGAACCATTCGTGAAGACTGCCGTAGCGCGCGACGCGGGCTTGTTCGTGTTGGTGAAAACATCGAACCCGGGGAGCGGGCAGTTTCAAGATCGAGAGATCGACCAGTCGAGGCATCAAGGCGGACTCGACTTGCCGAAAACACTTTATGCACTCGTTGCAGCTGAGGTCGAACGGATGTCGGCCGAAACGAAAACCGCCTCCGGCTACGGAGCGGTCGGCGCAGTCGTCGGGGCGACGTATCCGCAACAGCTGACCGAGCTACGCAGCGCGATGCCGCATACGATTTTCCTGGTGCCCGGCTACGGCAGCCAAGGAGGAACGGCAAGGGACTGCGCCCCGGCCTTCGACGCCGCAGGACTCGGCGCCGTGGTGAACAACTCGCGCGGCATCATCTTCGCGCATAGCCGCAAACCGTACGCCGAGAAATTCGGCGCGGCGAATTGGCAACGCGCCGTCGAAGCAGCCACGACGGCAATGAACGACGAACTGAGGGCCGAGACGACCGTCGGCAAACTG